The segment GTAATCGTAATTTTAATTTTTGGTCAGTCTTGTAAAGAAGCCGAAACCAAAGAGACTCAAAAAGAGTCTATAAGCGATGTTGAAAAACTTCCGGGGCTTTGGAAACTGCAAGCCATGGAGCAAAAAGACTCACTAGGTAATTGGAACGAGTGGCGTGGAGGCATGCAAGGGTATTTGTTATATGATGGCGATAAAAATATGGCCTTACATTTACTTAAAAAAGATTATGAAAAAACCGACTTACGTTTTCCAAATTTTACCGATACCATTGCAGAAGCAGCTTTAAAACACTTAACAGGATCGTATATTTATATTGGTAATTATAAGATATTGAAAGGTGAAAATATTGTGGAACACAAACGATTGTCGCATTCCAACCCTGGTGATTGGGGTAAAACTGTACAGCGTAGGTTTTCTTTTATAGGCGATACACTTATCGTCCAGCCAGTAGAAGATAAAAATGCGAGCTTACGGTTAAAGTGGTTGAAAAAATAATTTTACAGTAAAAGTATAATCTCCTGATCTTTATTTTTTTGCAATTAATTGAAATATAATTTGTTAAAACGCATATTTATAACTTTTATAACATTACATTTGCACTTTATTAATTAATTATATTTATTACAATGCAAAAAGGCACAGTAAAATTCTTCAACGAATCTAAAGGATTCGGATTTATTACAGAAGAAGGAACAAACAAAGAACACTTTGTACACGCAACAGGTCTA is part of the Marixanthomonas ophiurae genome and harbors:
- a CDS encoding lipocalin-like domain-containing protein; this translates as MKLNNSLFLLVIVILIFGQSCKEAETKETQKESISDVEKLPGLWKLQAMEQKDSLGNWNEWRGGMQGYLLYDGDKNMALHLLKKDYEKTDLRFPNFTDTIAEAALKHLTGSYIYIGNYKILKGENIVEHKRLSHSNPGDWGKTVQRRFSFIGDTLIVQPVEDKNASLRLKWLKK
- a CDS encoding cold-shock protein; its protein translation is MQKGTVKFFNESKGFGFITEEGTNKEHFVHATGLIDEIREEDEVEFDLKEGKKGLNAVNVRVL